One Defluviitoga tunisiensis genomic window carries:
- a CDS encoding M24 family metallopeptidase — translation MKKQRLNNLIKLMQDNNIFQAIITSTPSIFYFTGEWIEPGERLLALYINISGEVKLIINEMFKVKNVDKNILLTYSDSDNPIDLLADVLIDEKTIGIDEKWQAGFFLELLNLSKNYLFKNVSPLIASLRMVKDEEEIKHMKVSSEINDKTMEKVIKVVPEMLSERLLAKAVKNIFEREGADNISFEPIVAYGLNAADPHHVPDSTKIKDGDAVVIDIGCIKNHYCSDMTRTVFFGNPVDTFKRIYDIVLEANLKAIDCIKPGIKACEIDKVAREVITKRGYGDYFIHRTGHGVGIEIHEMPYISSNSEVILEAGMIFSIEPGIYLPNVGGVRIEDLVLVTKNGCEILNNYSKSLTIV, via the coding sequence ATGAAAAAGCAACGTTTGAATAATCTTATAAAATTGATGCAAGACAACAATATTTTCCAAGCGATAATAACATCAACGCCTTCTATATTTTATTTTACAGGAGAATGGATTGAACCAGGTGAACGACTATTAGCCTTGTATATAAACATTTCTGGAGAAGTCAAGTTAATCATAAATGAAATGTTTAAGGTAAAAAATGTAGATAAAAATATATTGTTAACTTACTCTGATTCTGATAATCCAATTGACCTTTTAGCAGATGTATTAATTGATGAAAAAACTATAGGAATTGATGAAAAATGGCAAGCAGGTTTTTTCTTAGAGCTTCTTAATTTATCTAAAAACTACTTATTTAAGAATGTATCTCCACTTATTGCCAGCTTGAGGATGGTAAAAGATGAAGAGGAAATAAAACATATGAAAGTTTCATCTGAGATTAACGATAAAACAATGGAAAAAGTGATAAAAGTTGTTCCAGAAATGCTTTCAGAACGATTATTGGCTAAAGCTGTAAAAAATATTTTTGAAAGGGAAGGAGCAGACAACATCTCTTTTGAGCCGATAGTGGCTTATGGATTAAATGCAGCAGATCCACACCATGTGCCTGATTCTACAAAGATTAAAGATGGAGATGCTGTAGTAATTGATATAGGATGCATAAAAAATCATTATTGTTCTGATATGACAAGGACAGTATTCTTTGGAAACCCTGTTGATACATTCAAAAGAATTTATGATATCGTTTTAGAGGCTAATTTAAAAGCTATAGATTGTATTAAGCCAGGAATAAAAGCATGTGAAATAGATAAAGTGGCTCGTGAAGTTATTACTAAACGAGGATACGGTGATTATTTTATACATAGAACAGGACATGGTGTAGGAATTGAAATTCATGAAATGCCATACATATCTTCAAATAGTGAGGTTATTTTAGAAGCGGGAATGATTTTTTCTATAGAACCTGGTATTTATCTTCCTAATGTTGGAGGGGTACGAATAGAAGATTTAGTTTTAGTAACAAAAAACGGATGTGAAATTTTGAATAATTATTCGAAAAGTTTAACTATAGTTTGA
- a CDS encoding cyclodeaminase/cyclohydrolase family protein, whose protein sequence is MYKEMVFEDLLSEIASSNMSADGGTVAALVGTLAASLGSKIANYTVTEGINEDYEVTLESVLENLLEIKEKLLDYSDKSSHYIGKFHSEEGVEKREEDIKKAAIISFNIAKLSYNILKNCFTLYKYGDPALRPETKITCYLAWAALNSAITLVNANLDQIDNGEEKANLLQDTIEFSNEANALIKKLKEEIHI, encoded by the coding sequence ATGTATAAAGAAATGGTTTTCGAAGATCTTTTGAGCGAAATTGCTTCTTCAAACATGTCTGCTGACGGTGGAACAGTAGCAGCTCTGGTTGGTACCTTAGCAGCATCATTAGGCAGTAAAATAGCTAATTACACAGTTACTGAAGGAATAAACGAAGATTATGAAGTTACTTTAGAAAGTGTACTTGAAAATCTTTTAGAGATAAAAGAGAAATTGTTAGACTATTCAGATAAATCTTCTCATTATATTGGAAAATTTCATAGTGAAGAAGGCGTTGAAAAACGAGAAGAAGATATTAAAAAGGCAGCGATAATATCTTTTAACATAGCAAAACTAAGTTATAATATTTTGAAAAATTGTTTTACGTTATACAAATATGGGGATCCCGCATTGAGACCAGAAACAAAGATTACTTGTTATTTAGCCTGGGCAGCATTAAATTCAGCAATAACTTTAGTAAATGCTAATCTTGACCAGATAGATAATGGAGAAGAAAAGGCGAATCTCCTTCAAGATACCATAGAATTTAGTAATGAAGCTAATGCATTGATCAAAAAGTTAAAGGAGGAAATACATATCTAA
- the tgt gene encoding tRNA guanosine(34) transglycosylase Tgt, giving the protein MSESPIKFELLHIDKYTGARRGRITTRHGVIETPVFMPVGTNATVKGITNDQLNEIGTEIILSNAFHLYLRPGLEVLDYYKGLHNFMNWKKPILTDSGGFQVFSLPNKKFSEDGIIFKSPLDGLEIELTPEKSLNIQNVIGSDIAMVLDVCVNSLSSYETVKESVQKTFNWALRSREYHNNKNQALFGIVQGGLYEDLREISLKQITSLDFDGYAMGGLAVGEKYQDSEKVLKAFGNKFPENKPRYIMGIGSPTMMFLSVENGMDMFDCVLPTRMGRHGTALTMQGKLNLKSSKVRYDDQPIDDECDCYTCKNHSRGYIHHLFKRDEMLGKILLSIHNLRFNISLVEKMRNAIEIDEFKYFKEEFFRNSGYSLTN; this is encoded by the coding sequence ATGTCAGAATCACCTATAAAGTTTGAACTCTTACATATAGACAAATACACGGGTGCAAGAAGAGGTAGAATAACCACAAGACATGGAGTGATTGAGACACCTGTTTTTATGCCTGTAGGTACTAATGCAACAGTAAAGGGAATAACAAATGATCAACTTAATGAAATTGGTACAGAAATTATTCTTTCCAACGCATTTCATTTATATTTAAGGCCAGGTTTAGAAGTATTGGATTATTATAAAGGATTACACAATTTTATGAACTGGAAAAAACCTATTTTAACTGATAGCGGAGGGTTTCAGGTTTTTTCGCTTCCAAATAAAAAGTTCAGTGAAGATGGAATTATTTTTAAATCGCCTTTAGATGGATTAGAGATAGAACTCACTCCTGAAAAGTCTTTGAATATACAGAATGTGATAGGCTCTGATATAGCGATGGTTTTAGATGTTTGTGTAAATTCATTGTCGTCTTATGAGACTGTAAAAGAGAGTGTTCAAAAAACTTTTAATTGGGCTTTAAGGTCAAGAGAGTATCATAATAATAAAAATCAAGCTTTATTTGGTATTGTACAAGGTGGATTATATGAAGATTTAAGAGAGATTAGCTTAAAACAAATTACTTCGTTGGATTTTGATGGATATGCTATGGGAGGACTTGCTGTAGGTGAAAAATATCAAGACTCTGAAAAAGTTTTGAAGGCTTTTGGAAATAAATTTCCAGAAAATAAACCAAGATATATCATGGGAATAGGTTCACCTACTATGATGTTTTTATCTGTAGAAAATGGAATGGATATGTTTGATTGTGTGTTGCCTACTAGAATGGGAAGACACGGAACAGCTTTAACCATGCAAGGTAAATTAAATTTAAAATCTTCAAAGGTTAGATATGATGATCAGCCAATAGACGATGAATGTGATTGCTATACATGCAAAAATCATTCTAGAGGGTATATTCATCATCTGTTCAAAAGGGACGAAATGTTAGGGAAAATCTTGTTGAGCATTCACAATCTAAGATTCAACATTTCGTTAGTTGAAAAGATGAGAAATGCTATTGAAATAGACGAATTCAAGTATTTTAAAGAAGAGTTTTTTCGTAATTCAGGTTACTCCCTAACTAATTAA